A single Triticum dicoccoides isolate Atlit2015 ecotype Zavitan chromosome 2A, WEW_v2.0, whole genome shotgun sequence DNA region contains:
- the LOC119359600 gene encoding heavy metal-associated isoprenylated plant protein 47-like translates to MKQKIVIQLGMSCDKSRSKALTMAARAAGVTSMEITGDARDRLEVVGDGVDSVCLVSCLRKKLGHAQIIKVEEVKKPEEKKEDPKPAVPVPVPVNPPQYYFPPAGYYHHHYPTHMVVCEEQPSNCPTM, encoded by the exons ATGAAG CAAAAGATCGTCATCCAGTTAGGCATGTCCTGCGACAAAAGCCGGTCCAAAGCCCTCACAATGGCcgccagagcagccggggtgacgtCGATGGAGATTACCGGCGACGCGAGGGACCGGCTGGAGGTGGTCGGCGACGGCGTCGACTCGGTGTGCCTCGTCAGCTGCCTCCGCAAGAAGCTCGGCCACGCCCAAATCATCAAGGtggaggaagtgaagaagccggagGAGAAAAAGGAGGACCCGAAGCCggccgtgcccgtgcccgtgcccgtgaACCCGCCGCAGTACTACTTCCCGCCGGCCGGCTACTACCACCACCATTACCCGACGCACATGGTGGTCTGCGAGGAACAGCCTAGCAACTGCCCGACCATGTAA
- the LOC119359599 gene encoding heavy metal-associated isoprenylated plant protein 46-like yields MKQKIVIKVSMSCDKSRSKAMTMVARANGVSSVGITGDSKDMLEVVGNGVDPVCLVGCLRKKYHDVHLVKVEEVKDDKKKDEKKEDPPPYWWCHGYPYGPYPPPMVVCDEPTTPCAIM; encoded by the exons ATGAAG CAAAAGATTGTGATCAAGGTGAGCATGTCGTGCGACAAGAGCCGGTCGAAAGCCATGACGATGGTCGCCAGAGCGAAcg GGGTGAGCTCGGTGGGGATAACCGGCGACAGCAAGGACATGCTGGAGGTGGTCGGCAACGGCGTCGACCCGGTGTGCCTCGTCGGCTGCCTCCGCAAGAAGTACCACGACGTTCACCTCGTCAAGGTGGAGGAAGTGAAGGACGACAAGAAGAAGGATGAGAAGAAGGAGGACCCGCCGCCGTACTGGTGGTGCCACGGCTACCCATATGGGCCATACCCGCCGCCCATGGTCGTGTGCGACGAGCCCACCACCCCCTGCGCCATCATGTAA